AGCTTGATTTCTGCATTTTGCACATATTGTATCCAGTAAAGCTAGCCAATTTTTTATGTTAGGCATTTTATTCTTACATGGATTATCCTTTTTTTTCCAGATTGCCACTTTCAAGAACATTACCCCAACACCATTTATACGTATATTTTTAGACGGTGGTGAGGATGTCCTGATGGATGTGGACTCAAAGTCTCGTTCAGAAATTCATGATCATTTTAGGAAAGTCTTCTGCAAAACTGACAGCAAACTGGATGAGGAAGAAAGGGAGCGTGACAGCCTCGACAACCCAGCAAATTTTGGCTGGGGCTGTGATCGGCAATGCATATGCGAAGTGCCCGGCCAGGTACCCTGTCCAGGACTAATTCCATTGCCTAAATTCATGCGAGGCAAATATAAAAATGAATTACAATAGTTTGAGTTGCACATTTCAATGTGGTGTACAGTAATATCAAGACATTCTCTATCTGTTTG
The DNA window shown above is from Procambarus clarkii isolate CNS0578487 chromosome 65, FALCON_Pclarkii_2.0, whole genome shotgun sequence and carries:
- the mRpS25 gene encoding small ribosomal subunit protein mS25, whose product is MPFMKGRAPIRRTLQYLNASKLVLRERVQLVTLNYNTIGDHHKGLQEFVFWHLPQLQYKNPDIQIATFKNITPTPFIRIFLDGGEDVLMDVDSKSRSEIHDHFRKVFCKTDSKLDEEERERDSLDNPANFGWGCDRQCICEVPGQVPCPGLIPLPKFMRGKYKNELQ